The genomic stretch GAACAGCCCGTGCCGGCCGGTGAGAAGGTAGCCCTCCAACCAGCCCTGGCATGTGTGTTCGGACAGGATCTCCATCACCCGGCCGTGCCGGTCGAGGTGTTCGTCCACGGGCAGTGTCTCGGCCTGCCACGCCTTGCCGCTGGCCGCGTACACGGCTTGAAGGCGGTTGGAGGCGGTCTCGTCGGGGCCGACCAGGCGGAAGTCGCGCCGGTCGGCGGTGGCCGCCATGACGTCCTGGAGCATGTCGCCGAGGACGCGGGTGGGCTCGTGCAGGGTGGCGCCGGGCTTGTCGACCTCGACGGCGTACTTCTCCAGCGGAGACAGGGGCAGTTCACGCAGCAGGAGTCCGCCGTTGGCGTACGGGGTGGCTCCGAGCCGCCGGGCGCCGTGCGGGATGCAGGCGAGTACGTCCGGTCGCGGGGCGCCTTGTTCGTCGAACAGTTCCTCCGGCCGGTACGAACGCAGCCACTGCTCCAGTTGGCGCAGGTGCTCGGGGTTGTCCCGTACGGCGGCCAGGGGCACCTGGTGAGCCCGCCAGGTGCCCTCCACGGGAAGGCCGTCGACCTCGGCGGGGCCGGTCCAGCCTTTTGGGGTGCGCAGCACGATCACCGGCCAGCGGGGCCGGTCGGTGACACCGTCCTCGCGGGCCGCGCGCTGGATCGCGGCGATGCGGTCCACAGCGGTGTCCATGGCCCGTGCCATCGCGCCGTGGACGGCGGCCGGGTCGTCGCCGGTGACATGGATCAGGTCGTGGCCGTAGCCGCGCAGGAGTTCGTCGAGCTCGGACTCGGGCAGCCGGGACAGCACCGTCGGGTTCGCGATCTTGTAGCCGTTCAGGTGCAGGATCGGCAGCACGGCGCCGTCATGCACCGGGTCGAGGAACTTGTTGGAGTGCCAGGAGGCGGCCAGCGGTCCGGTCTCCGCCTCACCGTCACCGATCACACAGGCGACCAGCAGGCCGGGGTTGTCCAGGGCCGCGCCATAGGCATGAGACAGCGAGTAGCCCAGTTCACCGCCCTCGTGGATCGACCCCGGCGTCTCCGGAGCGACGTGGCTGGGCACACCGCCGGGGAAGGAGAACTGCTTGAACAGCCGGGCCATGCCGGCCGCGTCCCGCGTGACGTCGGGGTACGTCTGCGAGTAGGAGCCCTCCAGCCAGGAGTTGGCCAGCACCGCGGGTCCGCCGTGACCGGGACCCCAGACGCACAGGGCATCCAGATCGCGGGTCTTGATGACACGGTTGAGGTGCGTGTACACCAGGTTCAGACCCGGAGACGTGCCCCAGTGACCCAGCAGCCGAGGCTTGACGTGCTCCGGGCGCAGCGGTTCGGTCACCAGGGGGTTGGCCATGAGGTAGATCTGGCCGACCGAGAGATAGTTCGCGGCGCGCCAGTGGGCGTCCAGCGACCTCAGCTCGTTCTCGGTGAGCTGGGTGGGCGCCTGCTGCTGGTCGACAGACATCGGGTTTCCCTTCCGTGTCGGATCAGTGGCCGGAGCGAGGGGTGCCGGTGCACCACACCACACTCCGACGGTCCACCGGGTACCCGACAGGGCCGTTCGGGCTACACCGCCCAGGGCCGAACCGGACACCATGCCGCATGCCGCGCCGAAATGCGGCAGTCCGTGCCGATCACCGTGTGCGTTCCCAACCCAGAGGCGGGGCGCGGGCGCAGACTTGCACAACGGCTTCGGTAGACGACGTACGGGCGGGTGAGGTGGGCGGTTCCAGTCGGAGGCGGTGGCGATGGCCGAGTGACCGCACGTGCAGCCGTGCAGTGGCGGGCCCCTCGCGGGCAGGCGCTTTCCCCGCCGGACGGCGGCGAGCGGCAACGGCTCCGTGGGATCCGGCAGCAGCTGGGGCACGGGGGAGGTCGGCGCGGGAGGCAGCGACGCGCAGGTTGAACAGTGCCGCTCCGCAGCCGAGGTGCAACGTGCCGTTCCCGGGGTCGCGCCTCCCTCACAGCACGCGGTCTCGGCTCGTCCAGGCGAGTACCCCGGCTCTGCGGGCGCGGACCCCCGGAAGTCGCGCGGCGCGTGCCGGCGGACATCGGGCGGACATCAGGCTGTGTCGGGGCGGACCAGCACGTTGGCGCCGGAGCGGCCGGCGAAGTAGTCCTCGATGTTGGCCACGGTGGTCCGGGCGATCTGGCCGACGGCGTCCCTGGTGAAGTACGCCTGGTGCGAGGTGACGAGGACGTTGCTGAATGTCATCAGCCTCGCGAGGCGTTCGTCGGTCATCACCTCCAGCGACTTGTCCAGGAAGAACACACCGGCCTCCTCCTCGTACACGTCGAGACCTACACCCGTCAGCCGCCCCGCGCGCAGGGTCTCCAGCAGGGCGGCGGTGTCCACCAGCCCGCCGCGGCTGGAGTTGACCAGGATCGCGTCGTCCTTCATCAGGGCCAGGGCCTCGGCGTCGACGAGGTGATGGGTCTCCGGCAGCAGCGGCACATGCAGGCTGACCAGGTCTGCCTCGGCGAACAGCCGCTCGCGCGTGACGTACTCCATCCCGAGGGCGAGGCAGTCGGGATTCTCCACGATGTCCCAGCCCAGCAAGCGCATCCCGAACCCATGGGCGATCGTCGCGAACGCTGTACCGATCTTGCCGGTGCCCACCACCCCGGCCGTACGGCCGCGCAGATCGCGGCCCATCAGTCCGTCGAGCCGGAAGTCGAACTCCCGGGTACGGTGCGCGGCCCGGACGATCCGGCGGTTGACGGCCAGCGCCAGCGTCCAGGC from Streptomyces roseochromogenus subsp. oscitans DS 12.976 encodes the following:
- a CDS encoding 2-hydroxyacid dehydrogenase, which translates into the protein MEIVAYGVLADEEPLLREAFDKAFGGRRELRCLGMFLDRDTVPTAAGNEVVLSSVNDTLDAEVLRSLAKGGTRMIAQRSTGYNNIDLDAARELGLTVARVSYYSPYSVAEFAWTLALAVNRRIVRAAHRTREFDFRLDGLMGRDLRGRTAGVVGTGKIGTAFATIAHGFGMRLLGWDIVENPDCLALGMEYVTRERLFAEADLVSLHVPLLPETHHLVDAEALALMKDDAILVNSSRGGLVDTAALLETLRAGRLTGVGLDVYEEEAGVFFLDKSLEVMTDERLARLMTFSNVLVTSHQAYFTRDAVGQIARTTVANIEDYFAGRSGANVLVRPDTA
- a CDS encoding phosphoketolase family protein, which codes for MSVDQQQAPTQLTENELRSLDAHWRAANYLSVGQIYLMANPLVTEPLRPEHVKPRLLGHWGTSPGLNLVYTHLNRVIKTRDLDALCVWGPGHGGPAVLANSWLEGSYSQTYPDVTRDAAGMARLFKQFSFPGGVPSHVAPETPGSIHEGGELGYSLSHAYGAALDNPGLLVACVIGDGEAETGPLAASWHSNKFLDPVHDGAVLPILHLNGYKIANPTVLSRLPESELDELLRGYGHDLIHVTGDDPAAVHGAMARAMDTAVDRIAAIQRAAREDGVTDRPRWPVIVLRTPKGWTGPAEVDGLPVEGTWRAHQVPLAAVRDNPEHLRQLEQWLRSYRPEELFDEQGAPRPDVLACIPHGARRLGATPYANGGLLLRELPLSPLEKYAVEVDKPGATLHEPTRVLGDMLQDVMAATADRRDFRLVGPDETASNRLQAVYAASGKAWQAETLPVDEHLDRHGRVMEILSEHTCQGWLEGYLLTGRHGLFSCYEAFVHIVDSMVNQHIKWLRTTRRLPWRAPIASLNYLLTSHVWRQDHNGFSHQDPGFVDHILNKSPEAVRVYLPPDANTLLSVADHILRSRDYVNVVVAGKQPCFDWLSMGEAKVHCARGAGIWEWAGTEDGSREPDVVLACAGDVPTQEVLAAAQLLRRHLPELAVRVVNVVDIARLLPAEEHPHGMTDFEYDGLFTPDKPVLFAYHGYPWLIHRLAYRRTGHRNLHVRGYKEIGTTTTPFDMVVSNDLDRYRLVMDVIDRVPGLAVRAAAVRQAMEDVRQRHHVWIREHGMDLPEVADWTWDG